The following are encoded in a window of Fluviibacter phosphoraccumulans genomic DNA:
- the ppa gene encoding inorganic diphosphatase, whose protein sequence is MNIDNISIGKDVPNDFNVVIEISANAPGIKYELDKDSGAVFVDRFIATPMHYPCNYGFIPSTLSEDGDPVDVLVVSPYPLPPGVIVRCRTVGMLAMEDEAGEDAKLMAVPVQKLTSNYDKVHTIEDLPEILIKQITHFFEHYKDLEPGKWVKVKGWKDAAAAKAEITSGVERAKAGN, encoded by the coding sequence ATGAACATCGATAACATTTCCATCGGCAAGGATGTCCCGAACGATTTCAACGTCGTCATCGAGATCTCGGCTAATGCACCAGGCATCAAGTACGAACTGGACAAAGACTCGGGCGCAGTATTCGTGGATCGTTTCATCGCCACGCCGATGCACTATCCATGTAACTATGGCTTCATTCCTTCGACCCTGTCGGAAGATGGCGACCCGGTTGATGTGCTGGTGGTGTCCCCGTACCCGCTGCCGCCGGGCGTCATTGTTCGCTGCCGTACCGTTGGTATGCTGGCCATGGAAGACGAGGCCGGTGAAGACGCCAAGCTGATGGCTGTGCCTGTCCAAAAACTGACGTCGAATTATGACAAGGTTCATACCATCGAAGATCTGCCGGAAATTCTGATCAAGCAGATTACCCACTTCTTCGAGCACTACAAGGATCTCGAGCCGGGCAAATGGGTCAAGGTCAAGGGCTGGAAAGATGCGGCCGCTGCCAAAGCCGAAATCACTTCGGGTGTTGAGCGCGCCAAGGCTGGCAACTAA